The Setaria italica strain Yugu1 chromosome VIII, Setaria_italica_v2.0, whole genome shotgun sequence genome includes the window TTGGGAGGAGAAATTATGTTTCTTTTCGAGTAGACATGCTCGGTGGAGTAAATATTGTAGAATTCACCGAAGATTTGTTAAATAAATTCATGAAAATACAAGCATCCGTGGTGAGCCTGGGATACGGCGCATAGTACCTACCACAACAGAGTCAAACCAAATGAGCCACTCTTGTCatcttagatttttttttattaatcTAAATAGCCCTTTCGATAACACTAAATATAATTGTGAAAATTCCTTCTAAAGAATGTCATGATTCCTTATGTGCCATCTAAAACTTCAAACTCCCTCCTATGCTATTCGTTTAATTTTGCCCTTCCCTGTTTGCTATCGACGTGGCTTCAGTCAGTTGCAAGGGCCGTCACAGCACTGGTTCTTGTCAGGTTTTCATGGTAATAGCGATGCCACCTCTTGTGCTTAGTGTTGACCAATTCCATGAGTTGATGGGTCAAGATGTGGTCGCCGGCCGGCTGTCATTAGATGGTCAGTGAAACAAGTGACGGAGTGCAGCTAgtaaattttttttgatttttacACAAAAGTTCAAGCTGTTCAGTACCCCGCGTGAAAGATTAAAGTTTCCATTTTTGGATCCTTGAGTCTGATGTGGATAGGAAAATTTCCAGAGTTTGGAAAGGTTACATTAATTTTATATGTACAAATTTACCTAAGCTAGTTAAACATTTTGATGATTGTAATTTAGTCCGATTAGAAGGTTATTTGgggatgtttggttctttagtccgaactaaagtTTCTGTCGCATCAAAtcttcgaaggctaattagaagaactagatatgagttaattataaaactaattacacagatgaaggctaattcgcgagacgaatttattaaacctaattaattcatgattagtacatatttattgtagcatcacattatcaaatcatggactaagaTCCATCTCGCAAATTaccctccatctgtgcaattaattttataattaatttatatttaatactctaccTTTTTCGTGGGACTGGAATTTTAGAACCAGAGAACCTTTTAACCTTGGGCTCAGCCATCGAACCGTGGGCCCCTCGATCCCCCACGTCATCTCATGACGCCACGTCGCCACAGCGCGCTGCCACTCCACTGTCCACTCTACCCCCACCGCCCACGGCACGCCGCAATGCCGCATGATGAAGCTCCCTCCACCTCACATGGTGATCGCTCGACACGCGTCGGTGCCCACCCCACCAAATCCTTCCCTCCGAtgtcctccctctcctcccctgtTCCTAGAGCCGCCGCGCCGACGCGAGGAAGGAGCGAAGCAAGAGAatctcacctcacctcaccacCACCCTCCCCCCGCGGACGCAGTCAACGCGGGAGCCGCAGCCTCGTCTCCTCCCCACCttcccgtcgccgtcggcgccgctGCCACCGCACCGGCGCGGTGCGTACCGGGTCCGCGGGCCTCTCGCGAAGGCACCCGATAAGCCGCCTCCACCTATAATAAACGAGCAAACAAGGCAGGCGACAGCAGGaaccgcgccggccggccgaatCCACCGAAGCGCGCCCCCAATCTCATCTGGCCGCCTGCCCGACACGCTGGGATCTTCCTTTCCTTAGCCTATCGGTCAACGCCGCGGATTTTATTCCTCTTCCCCTcttccccttccttcctttccttccttcccccGGGGCTCCGGAGGTTTCCGTAAACCCGTCGTCCGTCGCCGCGCGCCCCCCTCTTCTTTCTCGCAGGTGAATCCTGaatccgccgtttccccttcTCGTTCGTTCCTCTTTCTTTCCCCGGATCTCGCCTTCGCTCGTCGGTTCTTGATTTCGCTGGGGACGTGCGTATTGGGGTTGCGTGGGGGAGGCGGGGTAGTCGGGAAAGGTAGGATTTTGATTTGTTTGGGGGGGAATCTCCGGTGAGCTTCGTTGCGTCATGGTGGGATTTTTCAGGGAGGCGAGATTCTCGTGATGTACGATTGAATGATTTCATTGATAAACACTGGAATCGATTGGGGTGCAGCCGGCCTGatgattttcaattttttttgcgtCAAATGGGATGAATTGTGGTGTTGCGTTACCAATCTGAGCTGTCTGTTCTGTCACGGATACCGTGGGATGGGGATTATGGGGGTGGGATTTTGGGGCTCGTTTAGCACAAGCTTTGCGTCCAAGTCTTATCTTGCAGAACGATGAAACTTTGTTGTCAGTTTCAGATATTTTTGTGTGCATGTCCTGCCAACACTTGCTGTGAAATGACCTTATTTTCTGCCTGCCATTGATAGGTATCGACGACCAACTCCTTCATTCCTACGTCCCTCAGCACAGCAGCGACCAAATTGGGATTTTTGGGGGCATTCGGATTGTGCATCAGTTTGCTGCCTTTGAGCATTTGGTACCTGGTCGGCTGGACTCGAGGAGTTCTGCTTAAGGAACTCCTCTGTGAGGTTTCCTTGGATTATGGGAGCTTTCTGTTCTTGCCTGCAACCCGATTATTCCGACGACCATGGGAACCACACGTCCTCGGCGTTTAGGAACTGTGTGTGCCTCAGATGTTTTACCCAGCAGCTCATCAATGCGGTATGCTGTTCTCACCTTGTTTGCTTGATTTCTTACACACTGAATTTTGTTCTAGTGAGTACTGACTAGTGAGCAAATGCTGTAGTTAGGATGAGAAACATTAGCTGATATTTCTGAATTCAGTTGATCGGTGCAACAAAGGTAGCCATCATTGTACATTGTGAATATAGAACTTTATTAAGTGTTTCAATTAAACCCAAATATGCGATGGTATCCTGTGTGaatatttcaaaagaaaatgatgCAATGTGATATTTGTCCGGAGGAATGAATTCGTGACAACTTATGTAGCATAATGTTCTCATTGGTAATATTATGTTTCTTGTTTTGGTAGCTGTCCGAAATTGATGATCATACTCTATACTAATGTGCACTGTTCCTCAGTTATTACTGTAGTAACAGATGTGTTTTATCCTAAATATAGGTGTGTTTGTCTGATAGCAAGCATGGGGAAATCATACAAAAAACAAATGTTACACTTTATCATACTGGTTTACTCTCTGATAGAATAAATAACTTATGTAAATTGAGTTTATACAGGTAGGAAATATTTGCATTTTAATCTTCTCTCTTGTTTTCAGTACACTGTTTTATTCCGAGCTGGAGCAGTTCATTCTGTATCTCAAGCTATAGAAGCCACTCCTGTTGATTCAGCTGAAAGTTCCTTTGATACATATCGTTCACCCCCAAGACCGCTGCCCTATGATGATCCACGATTTTCACCTCCTGCTCGTAACTGGTTAAGGCATGAAACCCCAAGCCATTCCCCAGAGGAGTCAGAACCACTTCGAGcaaatgatgatgaggaggaaatGGAGACACCAAGTAGAATAGACAAGGCAAGTAAAACAAACTATGACACAAAAATGAAGATATGCAGCTCTGCTTATGGAGATAAGGTGCCACCCAAGGAACATGGAAGTTACTTTAGCTACTTTTCCCCAACTGCTGAAGATGAAGATGTCTGCCCAACCTGTCTTGA containing:
- the LOC101784143 gene encoding E3 ubiquitin-protein ligase At3g02290, coding for MGAFCSCLQPDYSDDHGNHTSSAFRNCVCLRCFTQQLINAYTVLFRAGAVHSVSQAIEATPVDSAESSFDTYRSPPRPLPYDDPRFSPPARNWLRHETPSHSPEESEPLRANDDEEEMETPSRIDKASKTNYDTKMKICSSAYGDKVPPKEHGSYFSYFSPTAEDEDVCPTCLDDYTSENPRIVMQCSHHFHLGCIYEWMERSEACPVCGKKMEFDETT